From the Nymphalis io chromosome 1, ilAglIoxx1.1, whole genome shotgun sequence genome, one window contains:
- the LOC126771502 gene encoding uncharacterized protein LOC126771502, producing the protein MVLADFLTETRKKWLQAFKLFKRNKNKKNARNRVSPALVRSPSYNGTVDARADIDLQRFCPCRTSMPPLHIANESYENTSYYSSFNSYDSHNDSLQSYNNSTCDSSGRSDSAYDSTRSSPAHSRPVCYATVTYFNVNDSEDSSSIHTEYTLLDYDPDADEDEKAQNMINESLELVSTL; encoded by the coding sequence gCTTTCAAGCTGTTCAAGcggaataaaaacaaaaagaacgCTCGAAATCGGGTCTCTCCAGCTCTAGTGCGCTCTCCGTCATATAATGGAACAGTGGACGCGCGCGCGGACATCGACCTACAGCGCTTCTGCCCCTGTAGAACCTCCATGCCGCCGCTACACATCGCGAACGAGTCCTACGAGAACACATCCTACTACAGCAGTTTCAACAGCTACGACTCGCACAATGACAGCCTACAGAGTTACAATAATTCAACTTGCGACAGCTCGGGACGGTCCGACTCCGCGTATGACTCGACGCGTAGCAGTCCCGCCCACAGCAGACCAGTTTGCTACGCGACGGTCACTTACTTTAACGTCAATGACAGCGAGGATAGCAGCAGCATTCACACCGAATACACGCTCCTTGACTATGACCCTGACGCTGATGAAGATGAAAAGGCTCAGAATATGATAAATGAGAGCTTGGAATTAGTTAGTACGCTATGA
- the LOC126771422 gene encoding hairy/enhancer-of-split related with YRPW motif protein — MEYQRHMESNSLQQPQAQNPQWGYGWGPPAPPAPTQRNKRTHSESEDDAFSEESSKDAQSPGGDSCQLMTRKRRRGVIEKKRRDRINTSLTELKRLVPAACEKQGSAKLEKAEILQLTVDHLKMLHAKGLDTYAYDPQRYAMDYHSIGFRECAAEVARYLVSCEGLDIQDPLRLRLMSHLQCFAAQRELAAKSTNWGYPQYPSVPQPQHGYTDLRQEPPVSTAATTISAPPAIAAPLSAAPSYPHYPPGPPAPPGPPVPPGPHPAPTAPHYPAPYPHHPPHHQYSQNSSKPYRPWGAELAY, encoded by the exons atGGAGTACCAAAGGCATATGGAATCCAATTCGCTACAACAGCCTCAAGCCCAAAACCCACAATGGGGCTACGGTTGGGGACCTCCAGCACCTCCTGCGCCTACGCAGAGGAACAAGCGCACACACTCCGAAAGCGAAGACGACGCTTTTTCTGAGGAAAGCAGTAAAGATGCACA ATCGCCAGGAGGAGACTCTTGTCAGCTGATGACAAGGAAACGTCGTCGCGGCGTCATCGAGAAAAAACGTCGAGACAGGATCAACACCTCGCTTACAGAGCTGAAGCGTCTCGTTCCAGCGGCTTGCGAAAAGCAAGGCAGTGCTAAGCTGGAGAAGGCTGAGATATTACAACTGACCGTCGACCATTTGAAGATGCTACACgctaaag GCTTAGACACATACGCATACGATCCACAACGCTACGCCATGGACTACCACAGCATTGGCTTCAGAGAGTGTGCGGCTGAAGTCGCTCGCTACCTCGTGAGCTGCGAGGGACTGGACATTCAAGACCCCCTTCGCCTGCGTCTAATGAGTCACCTTCAATGCTTCGCTGCGCAACGGGAGCTAGCCGCAAAGTCAACAAACTGGGGGTATCCTCAATACCCCAGTGTACCTCAACCCCAGCATGGCTACACAGATTTGAGGCAAGAACCACCAGTGTCGACAGCAGCGACGACGATATCAGCACCTCCAGCGATCGCCGCTCCCCTCTCCGCTGCGCCTAGCTATCCTCATTACCCTCCAGGGCCACCGGCTCCGCCAGGTCCACCAGTGCCACCAGGTCCACATCCCGCGCCCACGGCACCCCACTATCCCGCTCCTTATCCGCACCATCCACCTCACCACCAATACTCACAGAATAGTTCTAAGCCGTACAGACCTTGGGGTGCGGAATTAGCTTATTAG